The genomic segment GTTTCTGCAGGGATACGCCCAAGAGACGAACTTGCAAAAGAAGCTGGGATTGCCGTTGGCGAACGCGGCGGTATCATTGTAGATGATGGGATGGGAACCAATGTGTATGGAATTTATGCCATCGGGGAAGTAGCATTACATAGAAATTTTATCTATGGACTTGTGGCTCCAGGTTACGAGATGGCAGAAACCCTTGCTTTTAATTTATGTAGTCCTGGTAGCAAACCAAAAGTATATATCGGATCCGACTTATCCACAAAACTAAAGTTAATTGGTGTAGAAGTGGCTTCTTTTGGAGATGCTCTCGGTCAATCAGAACACATTCCCATTGTTTTTAAAAACCCAAGGAGTGGTGTTTATAAAAAACTAGTCATCTCTCCTGACGGCAAATATCTATTAGGTGGAATTCTTGTAGGAGATGCCAAAGCCTATGGAAACCTTCTCTCCTTCTATTTAAACAAAATGGAACTTCCAGAAGAACCAGAAACTTTAATTGTTGGGTCTGTTTCTGCAGAAAACCTTTTTGGTGCTGATGCTCTTCCTGATGAAGCTAAGATCTGCTCGTGTAACAATGTTTCTAAAGGAAATATCCTCACTGCCATACGCGAAAAAGAATGTTATGACATCACCAGTTTAAAAAATTGTTCGAAAGCAGGTAGTGGTTGTGGTGGATGTTTGCCACAAGTAAACTCCATTCTCAAAGCAGAATTAAAAGTCCAAGGAAAGGTAGTTACAGAACATCTCTGTGAACATTTTAAGTTTTCTAGAAAAGAACTGTTCCAAGTCATCAAAGTCAAAGCACTCAAAAGTTTTCCTGACGTAATCAAAGAAGTGGGTCGTGGGAACGGATGTGAAGTTTGTAAACCAGCAGTTGCATCCATTCTTGCCAGTGTATGGAATGAACCCATTCTCAAACACAGAGAGATCCAAGATACCAACGACAAATACCTTGCCAATATCCAAAGAGGAGGAACCTACTCTGTCGTTCCAAGAATCCCTGGTGGAGAAATCACTCCCGAAAAGCTCATTGCGATTGGGGATGTTGCCAAAAAATACAATCTCTATTGTAAAATCACTGGTGGCCAACGTATCGACTTGTTAGGTGCAAGAATCGATCAACTCCCAGCTATTTGGAAGGATTTGATTGAGTTTGGTTTTGAAAGTGGACATGCTTATGGAAAGTCCATGCGAACTGTAAAAAGTTGTGTAGGGTCTACATGGTGTCGGTTTGGAGTCCAAGACAGTACTTCTTTTGCGATCAAATTAGAAGAAAGATACAAAGGAATTCGTGCTCCTCATAAATTAAAGTGCGGAGTGTCCGGTTGTATTCGGGAATGTGCGGAAGCTCGCGGAAAAGATTTTGGTATCATTGCTACAGAAAGAGGATGGAACCTCTATATCGGTGGAAACGGCGGAGTGAATCCAAAACATGCAATTCTTTTTGCTGAAGATCTTGATGAAGATACCTGTGTTAAGTATATCGACCGTTACATGATGTTTTACATTAGAACAGCGGACAAACTGATGAGAACTTCTACTTGGTTAGAACAACTCGAAGGTGGAATTGATTACTTAAAAGATGTGGTCATCAACGACAGATTGGGAATCAACTCTCAACTGGATGAAGAAATGAATGCCCTCGTAAACACTTATCTCTGTGAGTGGAAAGATGTTGTCGAAGATACTGAAAAACAAAAGAAATTTAGACATTTTGTCAATAGTTCAGAAACAGATCCAAATATCAAATTCATCGAAGAACGTGGTCAGATCCGCCCAGTGGATTGGGTAGAAAAAGACTTAGTCAATTCATAAACAGGAGAATCAAAATGTCAGTAGATACAAAAAATAAAGAAAGATTATTCATAGGTCCAGTTTCTGAATTTGAAAAAGAAGGTGGAGTCACAGCAAAAGTAGGAGAAAAACAAATTGCAATCTTCTACTTTGAATCAAGAAACGAATGGTATGCCTGTGACAATGCCTGCCCCCACACAGGAGATATGGTTTTGTCTCGTGGGTTTTTAGGAGATACCAATGGAGAACCGAAAGTAGTTTGCCCATTGCATAAAAGAAATTATTCACTGACAAGTGGTGATTGCCTCAGTGGGGAAAATTACAAAGTGAATCTCTACCCTGTGATTGTGGAAAATGGGTCAGTCTATTTGGAAGTGGATCCCTCCATTACAGTTAACCACGGTTAATCGCTATTATTATGGATTCGCAAAGTAAACATACAAACAAGGGCAATGTGTATTTGGTGGGAGCAGGTCCTGGTGATCCGGAACTTTTAACTGTCAAAGCACTGAAGACACTACGAAAAGCTGACGTTGTCTTCTATGATGATTTGGTTTCTCCAAGGATTCTTGGTGTATGTCGAAAAAAAATCCAAATGGTTTATGTTGGGAAAAGGTTGGGTGTTCATAGTTGTTTACAAGATGAAATTAATTCAAAACTCATCCAAGCAGCAAACGAATTCCAAACGGTTGTTAGACTAAAAGGAGGGGATCCCTCTATCTTTGGTCGCGTGGGAGAAGAGTTTGCAGCTTTGTTAGCGGAAGGAATCCAGTGTGAGATTGTGGCAGGCATCACTACTGCATCAGGTGTTGCCTCTTCTTTAGGTTTTCCATTGACTCATAGAGACTATGCAAGGGAGATCCTTTTCCTATCAGGTCACAAAAAGGATGGGGCCAACTCCGAAGGTTTTAAAAACCTTAACTGTGTTGGAAAAACTATCGTCGTTTATATGGGACTGAATTCAATTGGCCTGATTGTTTCTGAACTCTTGGATGCAGGAAATGCAAAAGAGACAAATATTGCAGTCATTCAAAATGCAACTTTAGACACAGAACGTGTCTTCACTGGAAATTTAAATACCATCCAATCCATCATAGAAGAAAACGAGGTTAAGTCCCCTGCCATTCTTGTGATTGGTGAGATTGTTCGATTCTATCGTGAGATGGAAAATTTGAAAAATGACTATTCTTCCATTCTAACACCCTGATAAGGGTTAGGAATGAATGATATTACAGGCAAACGAACCACCCTTCGGTATGCAGAAGCAGAAGGCTATGTGTATTGTAAGGCGGAAACGATCCAACGAGTTAAGGCAAATGATCTTCCCAAAGGGGATCTCTTTGGTGTTGCGAAAGCTGCAGCTCTACTAGGTTCTAAAAAAACATCAGAACTCATTCCTCATTGCCATCCGGTTCCCATTGATTCTTTTTTAATCAAATTTGAAATCTTAGAAGAAAAAAATGCCATCCGCATCCAAACGGAAGCCAAGTCCATAGGCAAAACAGGAATTGAAATGGAAGCACTCACTGGCGTTACAGTAGCGGCTCTTGTAATTTATGATCTCCTAAAGCCCATTGACAAAGAGATAGAAATCTCTTCTGTCCGACTGTTAGAAAAAAAGGGAGGGAAAACCGATTCGCAAATCGCAAAATTTGCAGCAGGCTCCAATGCAAAAATCTTAGTTTGTTCTGATTCATGTTTTTCAGGAAAAAAAGAAGATGGATCGGGCAAGGTCATCTCAGAACTTCTTAGCCAAGAAGGAGTGGAAGTTTTAGAAATTAAAATTGTTCCTGATGAACCTACTGAAATTCAAAAAACCATCACATTATGGACAGCGGAAAAAATTGATCTGATTGTTACCACAGGGGGAACAGGACTTGGTCCAAGAGACAACACAACCGACACCATAAAACAAATGTTAGAGCAGGATTTACCGGGAGTGGCCGAGGTAATGCGTTCCTTTGGACAAGATAGAACTCCTTTTGCGATGTTGTCTCGTTCTCTTGCTGGTCGGATCGGGAAGTCTCTGGTCGTTTCTGTTCCCGGAAGTAGCAATGGAGCAAAAGAAAGTATGACAGCCATTTTACCTGCAATCTTCCATGCCAAAAAAATGATGCGAGGGGAAGGACATTGATTTCTTACGCAGAGGCTCTAGAAAAAATTCTTTCCGAAGTTCGAAATTATCCGAGTGAACTAATTCCCTTAAGCCAATCCTTGGGCCGAGTCCTTAGCGAGGAAGTGTCTGCCGATCGGGACTATCCACCGTTTCATCGTTCGGCGATGGATGGTTTTGCAATCGCTTCAAAAGATTACAAAGATGGACAAGTTTATCCTTACCATAGGGAACTTCCCGCAGGAATGAGTTTGGATTTAGAACCAAAGGAAAAGGCCATTCGAATCATGACGGGAGCCCCTGTTCCTCTTGGTTTCGATCTTGTGATCAAAATCGAGGATGCGTATCTAACGGAGACAGATGGTCAAAAACAAGTTACCTTTAACCTAAAAGATGCCAAACCTTGGCAAAACATCGCAAAACAAGGAGAAGATGTAAAAAAAAACCAAATTGTATTAACAAAGGGAATCCAAATTGGTACTTCCGAGTTTTCTCTTTTGGCAAGTCTTGGCAAGGAAACTGTTTCCGTCATTCAATCACCTAAAGTTCATATCATCTCCACAGGCAATGAAGTGATACCAATACACAGCTCCCCTCTTCCCTACCAAATCAGAGATTCCAATTCCTATACCATAACTTCCATTCTATCGAAATACAAAATTCAACCTGAATCTGTAACCCACGTTCCTGATTTAGAAAAGGAAATTACAGAACAAATTCAAAAAGGGTTAGATGCAGATATTTTAATTCTTTCTGGAGGAGTTTCCATGGGTAGTTTGGATCTAGTACCTTCCATTTTACAAAGATTAGGTGTTGATCTCATTTTTCATAAGACGGCCATCAAACCAGGAAAACCCATTTGGTTTGGAAAAAGAAAAAACACCATTGTCTTTGGAATGCCTGGAAATCCTTTTAGTGTCCAAACCTGTTCTCGTATTTTTCTCGAACCATTTCTTAGAAAGTCATACGGCCAAAGTCAAATTCCGTCTTATAAACTACCTTATTCGACCACCAAACAAAAGAAAGGCTCCCTTACCGAATTTTTTCCTGTCCGATTAGAAACAACGGACAAAACCTATCTCGCGCCGCTTGCATTCAATGGAAGTGGTGATGTAAGAGCCGGTCTTTTCTCCGACGGACTTGCGATCATTCCGAGCCAACTCTCCCAAATCCAAAAGGAAGATATCCTAGAATTTTTACCTTGGTGATCTAGAACCTCAACATTTCTGTACAAATGGTACGCAGTTTATACGGTTTTTGGTCAAAAAATTGTCCTTTTGTAGTACATATTCTACATAAGGGAAAACCATAAGCGTAAAGTTCAGTTTTAAGGCGTTTTAACCCATTTTAAGTCAATTCGTGCTCTGGTACGCTTTTTGCACTGTTTATCAGCAATAGGAGTACACAACCCGTGACCATTACACCTCATGCGAAAGCAACTAAAATCGAATTATTCAGCCTGGCGACACCCCAGATGCGAACCTTTCACCTAACATGGATTGCATTTTTTCTATGTTTTTTTGGATGGTTTGGGATCGCACCCCTTATGGTTTATGTTAGAGAGGAACTTTCTTTAACGAAGGCCCAGGTAGGAAACATCATCATTGCATCTGTAGCTATAACAATCTTTATGCGATTGTTTATCGGTTGGTTGTGTGACAAAATTGGACCACGGATTGCGTATACTTTTCTTTTGACTCTAGGATCCATACCTGTTATGTGTATTGGTCTAGCTGATAGTTATCTTTCCTTTTTATTATTAAGATTGGCCATTGGTGCCATCGGTGCTTCTTTTGTGATCACTCAGTATCATACATCTGTTATGTTTGCACCGAATATCATTGGAACAGCCAATGCAACCACAGCGGGATGGGGAAACTTAGGTGGTGGTGTTACTCAAATGGTGATGCCAATTCTATTTGGCTTCTTTGTTGCCTTTGGATTTACAACGGGAGTTTCTTGGAGACTTGCCATGGTAGTTCCTGGTGCTGCTTTATTTATCATGGGTATCATTTATTACTTCGGAACACAAGACACTCCTGGTGGAAACTTTAAAGACATTAAAGAAACCTATCCTACTTTCCAAGGTGGAAAGAAAAACTCTCTCAGTAACTTTTTACTTGTGTTCAAAGATCCAAGAGTTTGGTTACTTTTCCTTGCTTATGGTGCTTGTTTCGGAATTGAACTTACCATCAATAACATTGCTGCCTTGTATTATGTAGACCAATTCAAATTATCTCCTGCCACTGCGGGACTCATTGCTGGACTATTTGGACTTATGAATTTATTTGCAAGAACACTCGGTGGTGCCTTTGGGGATAAGTTCGGAATCAAATGGGGTCTTCGCGGAAGAGTGGTTTGGTTGTCGGCAGTACTTGCAGGCGAAGGACTATGTTTGATTTTGTTTTCGCAAATGAATTCTCTCATCCTTGCCATATCTTCAATGATCATCTTTAGTTTGTTTGTGCAAATGTCAGAAGGAGCCACCTTCTCTGTAGTTCCTTTCATTAACAAAAAGGCAATTGGAGCGGTATCTGGAATCGTAGGAGCTGGTGGAAATGCGGGAGCTGTGTCTGCTGGATTTTTATTCCGAGGGGACCTAACTTACCAAAATGCACTACTGATCATTGGAGTGACTGTTACCATTGCTTCCTTCTTTACTCTACTTGTAAGATTTTCTACTGAAGAGGAAAAGGAAGTGGGTGATGAAATGAGCAAAATTTTACCAACTAGCGAAAAGGAATCCACTTTAGTTTCTGCAACATAGAACTTCGAATGAGTCGATTTTTTGCGAAGAATCGATTCATTTTAAACTTGTCTAAAGAAAAATTCTCTCTTAAGATTTCTGTCTTAGGAGAGAGTTATGGATCAAATTCATTATCGGTCTTGCAGTTTGTGCGAGGCAATGTGCGGACTACAAATCGAATTGAAAGACGGCTCCATCCAAGGATTCAAAGGAGACCCCGAAGACAAGTTCAGCCGAGGCCATATTTGTCCTAAAGGTCCCGAGCTAAAAAGCCTCTACCAAGATCCTGATCGGATCAAATTCCCTTTAAAAAAGACAAAAACTGGCTGGGAACAAGTATCTTGGGTCGATGCACTCTCCGATATTGCTACTCAACTCGTAAAAATCCAAACTACTTATGGGAACGATTCTGTAGCTATCTATAATGGAAATCCCACTGTTCACAACTACGGATCTATGTTACTTGGACAACGGTTTGCCAGTAGGCTCAAAACTAGAAATAATTTCTCAGCAACCTCGGTAGACCAGTTGCCCCACCAACTCCTTTCTTATTTAATGTTTGGCCACCAACTCCTTGTCCCCATTCCAGATATTGATCATACAGATTTTTTCTTAATTTTAGGTGGAAACCCTTTTGCATCTAACGGAAGTTTAATGAGCGTTCCCGATGTCAAAAAAAGATTAAAAGCCATCCAAGACCGAGGTGGAAAGTATGTAGTGGTAGATCCTCGTAAATCCGAAACGGCCGTCCATGCAGATGAGCATTTATTTATAAAACCAGGAACTGATGCTTATTTTTTACTGGCAGTCCTCCATGTTCTTTTTGAAAAACAACTCACCAAACCAAATGACTTAATCCGAATAGAAGACATACAATCCATTCAAACAGTCACAAAAGAATATAACCCAAAACGAGTATCCAAAATCACTGGGGTTTCCAAAGAAACCATAGAACGAATCACAATCGAATTTGCGAATGCACCATCAGCTGTCTGTTACGGAAGGGTTGGTGTTTCCACACAAGAATTTGGTGCGGTTTGCCAATGGCTTATCAACGTGATCAATATTATTACTGGGAATTTAGACAAAAAGGGAGGTGCCATGTTCACTCTCCCTGCGGTAGATTTAGTGGGGGAAGGATCTGTGATGCGCTCTTCGCAAGGAAGTTTCAATTCCTATCAGTCCCGAGTTCGCAAACTTCCCGAATTCAGTGACGAACTTCCCGTAGCAGCATTAGCAGAAGAAATCCTCACGGAAGGAGAAGGAAAAATTAGAGCTCTTTTTACTTCGGCAGGAAATCCAATCTTATCTACACCTAACGGATTAAAGTTGGACAAAGCATTAGCTAGTTTAGATTTTATGGTAAGTGTTGATTTTTATTTGAATGAAACGACAAAACATGCGCACTATATTCTACCCCCCACTTCCGCTTTAGAACATGACCATTATGATTTAATTTTTAATGTATTTGCGGTTAGGAATACGGCACGTTACAACCAACCACTCTTCACTCCAGAACCGGGGATGTTACATGATTGGGAAATTTTTTCTGACTTAACCAAACGTTTGGAACTAAAAAGAGCCGGTAAAGAACTTCCGAAAGACATTGTTAAGACAAAACTAACGCCTGCTAGTATCATTGACCATGCGCTCAAATCAGGACCTTATGGAAACAAAGGAACTCAAAATCGAGAGATGAGTTTGGAACTTTTAAAAAATAGTCCTCATGGTGTGGATTTGGGACCATTACAACCCAGTTTTCCTGAACGATTGTATACCGAAGACAAAAGAATCCATCTATTCCCAGATATTTTGAAAGAAGATCTACCAAGACTTAAAAGTAAGTTTTTGGAATGGGAAAAATTTAGCTCCGAGAAATCTCAATTTTTACTGATAGGACGAAGGCATTTACGAAGTAATAATTCTTGGATGCACAATCTACCAAAACTCATGACAGGGAAACCACGGTGCACTGTGATGATCCATCCAATTGATGCTAACCATTTAGGAATCTTCAATGAAGAGGAAGTCATTGTAGAATCCTCAGTGGGTAAAATTCAAATTCCCGTAGAAATTACCGAAGAACTAATGCAAGGTGTTGTGAGTATTCCCCATGGCTTTGGACACAATCGTGGAGGAACTAATCAAAAAGTAGCAACTGAGTTTTCTGGAGTGAGTATCAACGATCTTACCGACGACCAAACCATTGATGAATTCTCAGGGAATGCTGCTTTTAGTGGAATCAAAGTATCAATAAAAAAACAACTGGTCTAATGGGAAGGTTGATTGTTCAAATATTGGATGTAGGCTCGCCTTCCACCAATTAGTGAATAAACCTCACTTTTACTTTGTAAATAAGACAGGGCTTTTTTAGAACGAATTCCTGTTTCGCAGATGCAAACAAGAGTTAGGTCTTTTTCGAATTCAGGAAGATACCCTCGTTCCAAATCTGATAGAGGTAAAAGAAATGAATCAGGAATTGGATTCAAATCTGTTTCATCTTTTTCTCTAACATCGATAAACAGAGTACTTATGTTTTTCTGTAAACGAATGAATTCTTCCGGATGTATTTCCTTTGCATTCCAATCTGTATTGGTTTTAAAGGTTCCATGTCCACAAGTGGGACATTCCGCATTTGCTTCCACCTTGGATTGGTAGAGTGTCGGAGGATTCCATTCCATAAAGTAAACTGAATTTATGTCTGTCGATTTTGGATCTAAAAGATACTGTAAGGTGAGTGATGCTTGGTAAGTTCCTGCAAGTGCAGTCTGCACACCGAGCACTCCACCCAAACTACAATTTAAGATGTCTCCTTCCTTTAAATCTGGAAACAAACAACGGTAACATGGTTTTCCATTACCAGAAAAAATAGCAAATTGAGCACTCGTACGAAACACAGAAGCCGTTACCAAAGGAATCGATTTTTTTATACAAAGATCATTGATCGCATACTTTGAGGAAATGGTATCGGTACAATCTAAAACAATATCCCAACCATCTAAAAGTTCTGGTTTTGTTAGATCGGAAACAAGTTCGGCAAATGTTCGAATCACGAGCCAAGGACAATGTTCCAACAAAACTCGAGAAACCACTTCTGTTTTCGGGAGTCCAATATCTTTAAATGTAAACAATGTTTGGCGGTGGAGGTTTGAAACTTCCACAATATCAAAATCAACCAAACCAATTCGTCCGATTCCACCGAGGGCAAGATGCAAAGCAGTAGGACATCCAAGTCCCCCAAGTCCAATGACAAGAACTGACGACTCTCGCCATTTTTTTTGACCGATAGTGCCAATTTCTGGAACTTGGATTTGGCGTTGGAAGAAAGATTCCTCTTCTATACCCATAAATGAGAGAAGAATTAAGGATTTAAGGCGATCAAGGAGAAATTAAACTCGAGGTAAAATAGTTTAATAACCGAATCTAACTTCCTATTTTTGTTTTCAATTGTGAAAACTAGATTAAAATCGACCTTAAGGTGAAAGAGAATACTAGAAAATTTGAAGTACTTCGAGTGAGTATTCTATCTCATTGTAGTTTTGCATGCGTTTACTGTGCTCCAAAAAATAAACCCGACCAAACCAATTTTTTTCCAAAAATCCATTTCTTGAGTCCGGAACTATTAGAAACTAAAATCAAAACTCTCACATCCCATATCCACCTAAAGGAAGTCCACCTAACAGGAGGGGAACCTACTCTTCATAAAAATTTAGTGGAATTAATTCAGAAATTAAAAGAGTTAAATATTAAGGAAGTAGCCATTACTTCCAACGGTTTTTTTCAGGATGGACTCATTCAAAAAATGAAACAAGCCGGACTCACTCGAATGAATTTTTCTCTGGATAGTTTTTCACAGTCTGGTTTTGAACGGCTGAGTGATCGCAAACTTCCTGTTACTATTTTGTTAAAACGAATTTTGGAAGCAAAAACATCTGGATTAGAAGTGAAAGTCAATTGTACGATTCTCAAAGGTTATAATGAATCGGAAATTCTAGATCTTTTGCAATGGTCGGGAGAAAATGGAATACCCATTCGATTTTTAGAATTTATGAAGATGGGTCCTTTACAAGAGGAACATTCTGATTGTTTTTATTCGGCTGAAGAAATTCGAAACACCATCCTAAGTCGATACAACTTTCAAAGATATCCTACAGCTACAGATTCCACAGCCACCTATCATATTACAGACGAAGGATATATTTTTGGACTCATCGCCAATCATACAGAACCATTTTGCGAAGGTTGTAATCGTCTGCGTATGGATTCACTTGGTAGGATTTATGGATGTTTGAGTGACCAAACTTCTTTTGATCTTCCATCAGATCCTTCCAAAGTGCCATTGGTTTTGCAACAAGCGATGGAAACAAAAAAAATGCAATTTACGGGTTCTGAACTTTCGATGAAATTTATTGGAGGATAAATGAAAATCCAGTTGTTATCATTTGCTGCTTTAAAAGATTATTTCCCATCCAAACAAGAGCTAGTTTTAGATGGGATTCATACCGTTTCCGATTTAAAATTGTATCTTCGTAACTTAAATCCAGAAGCTACAAATCTCCTTAAAATCAGTCGCATCTCAATCAACCAAACGATTGCGAAAGACTCAGACTCGCTGATAGAAGGGTCCGTAATTGCAATCCTTCCCCCCTCAAGCGGTGGTTAAATGGAAACAAATACTCAACACAAACACATTACAGAGAATAAACTTGAACTTCCAACTTCCTTTCCCCCATTACCCAGTATGGGTGGGTATGTACTTTTTGCAGGTATCGTAAGAGATATTAA from the Leptospira terpstrae serovar Hualin str. LT 11-33 = ATCC 700639 genome contains:
- the nirB gene encoding nitrite reductase large subunit NirB, which codes for MIKRKLIVIGNGMVGHRFCEKLVEFGGTDKFEITVLGEEPRRAYDRVHLSEYFADKSADSLYLCTPDWYRSNGIKLLLSEPATSIDTIKRKLVTSLGTELDFDELIFATGSSPFVPPLEGLDKEGVFVYRTIEDLEQTMEYSKKVKKAAVLGGGLLGLEAAKALVDLGKETHVVEFAPRLMPRQLDDGGAAILKSKIEEIGVEIHLNKQTEKVLGNEKIEGFEFKDGGNLQFDMLIVSAGIRPRDELAKEAGIAVGERGGIIVDDGMGTNVYGIYAIGEVALHRNFIYGLVAPGYEMAETLAFNLCSPGSKPKVYIGSDLSTKLKLIGVEVASFGDALGQSEHIPIVFKNPRSGVYKKLVISPDGKYLLGGILVGDAKAYGNLLSFYLNKMELPEEPETLIVGSVSAENLFGADALPDEAKICSCNNVSKGNILTAIREKECYDITSLKNCSKAGSGCGGCLPQVNSILKAELKVQGKVVTEHLCEHFKFSRKELFQVIKVKALKSFPDVIKEVGRGNGCEVCKPAVASILASVWNEPILKHREIQDTNDKYLANIQRGGTYSVVPRIPGGEITPEKLIAIGDVAKKYNLYCKITGGQRIDLLGARIDQLPAIWKDLIEFGFESGHAYGKSMRTVKSCVGSTWCRFGVQDSTSFAIKLEERYKGIRAPHKLKCGVSGCIRECAEARGKDFGIIATERGWNLYIGGNGGVNPKHAILFAEDLDEDTCVKYIDRYMMFYIRTADKLMRTSTWLEQLEGGIDYLKDVVINDRLGINSQLDEEMNALVNTYLCEWKDVVEDTEKQKKFRHFVNSSETDPNIKFIEERGQIRPVDWVEKDLVNS
- the nirD gene encoding nitrite reductase small subunit NirD; translated protein: MSVDTKNKERLFIGPVSEFEKEGGVTAKVGEKQIAIFYFESRNEWYACDNACPHTGDMVLSRGFLGDTNGEPKVVCPLHKRNYSLTSGDCLSGENYKVNLYPVIVENGSVYLEVDPSITVNHG
- the cobA gene encoding uroporphyrinogen-III C-methyltransferase, with the translated sequence MDSQSKHTNKGNVYLVGAGPGDPELLTVKALKTLRKADVVFYDDLVSPRILGVCRKKIQMVYVGKRLGVHSCLQDEINSKLIQAANEFQTVVRLKGGDPSIFGRVGEEFAALLAEGIQCEIVAGITTASGVASSLGFPLTHRDYAREILFLSGHKKDGANSEGFKNLNCVGKTIVVYMGLNSIGLIVSELLDAGNAKETNIAVIQNATLDTERVFTGNLNTIQSIIEENEVKSPAILVIGEIVRFYREMENLKNDYSSILTP
- the moaCB gene encoding bifunctional molybdenum cofactor biosynthesis protein MoaC/MoaB, translating into MNDITGKRTTLRYAEAEGYVYCKAETIQRVKANDLPKGDLFGVAKAAALLGSKKTSELIPHCHPVPIDSFLIKFEILEEKNAIRIQTEAKSIGKTGIEMEALTGVTVAALVIYDLLKPIDKEIEISSVRLLEKKGGKTDSQIAKFAAGSNAKILVCSDSCFSGKKEDGSGKVISELLSQEGVEVLEIKIVPDEPTEIQKTITLWTAEKIDLIVTTGGTGLGPRDNTTDTIKQMLEQDLPGVAEVMRSFGQDRTPFAMLSRSLAGRIGKSLVVSVPGSSNGAKESMTAILPAIFHAKKMMRGEGH
- a CDS encoding molybdopterin molybdotransferase MoeA — its product is MISYAEALEKILSEVRNYPSELIPLSQSLGRVLSEEVSADRDYPPFHRSAMDGFAIASKDYKDGQVYPYHRELPAGMSLDLEPKEKAIRIMTGAPVPLGFDLVIKIEDAYLTETDGQKQVTFNLKDAKPWQNIAKQGEDVKKNQIVLTKGIQIGTSEFSLLASLGKETVSVIQSPKVHIISTGNEVIPIHSSPLPYQIRDSNSYTITSILSKYKIQPESVTHVPDLEKEITEQIQKGLDADILILSGGVSMGSLDLVPSILQRLGVDLIFHKTAIKPGKPIWFGKRKNTIVFGMPGNPFSVQTCSRIFLEPFLRKSYGQSQIPSYKLPYSTTKQKKGSLTEFFPVRLETTDKTYLAPLAFNGSGDVRAGLFSDGLAIIPSQLSQIQKEDILEFLPW
- a CDS encoding MFS transporter codes for the protein MTITPHAKATKIELFSLATPQMRTFHLTWIAFFLCFFGWFGIAPLMVYVREELSLTKAQVGNIIIASVAITIFMRLFIGWLCDKIGPRIAYTFLLTLGSIPVMCIGLADSYLSFLLLRLAIGAIGASFVITQYHTSVMFAPNIIGTANATTAGWGNLGGGVTQMVMPILFGFFVAFGFTTGVSWRLAMVVPGAALFIMGIIYYFGTQDTPGGNFKDIKETYPTFQGGKKNSLSNFLLVFKDPRVWLLFLAYGACFGIELTINNIAALYYVDQFKLSPATAGLIAGLFGLMNLFARTLGGAFGDKFGIKWGLRGRVVWLSAVLAGEGLCLILFSQMNSLILAISSMIIFSLFVQMSEGATFSVVPFINKKAIGAVSGIVGAGGNAGAVSAGFLFRGDLTYQNALLIIGVTVTIASFFTLLVRFSTEEEKEVGDEMSKILPTSEKESTLVSAT
- a CDS encoding molybdopterin-dependent oxidoreductase, whose product is MDQIHYRSCSLCEAMCGLQIELKDGSIQGFKGDPEDKFSRGHICPKGPELKSLYQDPDRIKFPLKKTKTGWEQVSWVDALSDIATQLVKIQTTYGNDSVAIYNGNPTVHNYGSMLLGQRFASRLKTRNNFSATSVDQLPHQLLSYLMFGHQLLVPIPDIDHTDFFLILGGNPFASNGSLMSVPDVKKRLKAIQDRGGKYVVVDPRKSETAVHADEHLFIKPGTDAYFLLAVLHVLFEKQLTKPNDLIRIEDIQSIQTVTKEYNPKRVSKITGVSKETIERITIEFANAPSAVCYGRVGVSTQEFGAVCQWLINVINIITGNLDKKGGAMFTLPAVDLVGEGSVMRSSQGSFNSYQSRVRKLPEFSDELPVAALAEEILTEGEGKIRALFTSAGNPILSTPNGLKLDKALASLDFMVSVDFYLNETTKHAHYILPPTSALEHDHYDLIFNVFAVRNTARYNQPLFTPEPGMLHDWEIFSDLTKRLELKRAGKELPKDIVKTKLTPASIIDHALKSGPYGNKGTQNREMSLELLKNSPHGVDLGPLQPSFPERLYTEDKRIHLFPDILKEDLPRLKSKFLEWEKFSSEKSQFLLIGRRHLRSNNSWMHNLPKLMTGKPRCTVMIHPIDANHLGIFNEEEVIVESSVGKIQIPVEITEELMQGVVSIPHGFGHNRGGTNQKVATEFSGVSINDLTDDQTIDEFSGNAAFSGIKVSIKKQLV
- a CDS encoding HesA/MoeB/ThiF family protein; this translates as MGIEEESFFQRQIQVPEIGTIGQKKWRESSVLVIGLGGLGCPTALHLALGGIGRIGLVDFDIVEVSNLHRQTLFTFKDIGLPKTEVVSRVLLEHCPWLVIRTFAELVSDLTKPELLDGWDIVLDCTDTISSKYAINDLCIKKSIPLVTASVFRTSAQFAIFSGNGKPCYRCLFPDLKEGDILNCSLGGVLGVQTALAGTYQASLTLQYLLDPKSTDINSVYFMEWNPPTLYQSKVEANAECPTCGHGTFKTNTDWNAKEIHPEEFIRLQKNISTLFIDVREKDETDLNPIPDSFLLPLSDLERGYLPEFEKDLTLVCICETGIRSKKALSYLQSKSEVYSLIGGRRAYIQYLNNQPSH
- a CDS encoding GTP 3',8-cyclase MoaA → MKENTRKFEVLRVSILSHCSFACVYCAPKNKPDQTNFFPKIHFLSPELLETKIKTLTSHIHLKEVHLTGGEPTLHKNLVELIQKLKELNIKEVAITSNGFFQDGLIQKMKQAGLTRMNFSLDSFSQSGFERLSDRKLPVTILLKRILEAKTSGLEVKVNCTILKGYNESEILDLLQWSGENGIPIRFLEFMKMGPLQEEHSDCFYSAEEIRNTILSRYNFQRYPTATDSTATYHITDEGYIFGLIANHTEPFCEGCNRLRMDSLGRIYGCLSDQTSFDLPSDPSKVPLVLQQAMETKKMQFTGSELSMKFIGG
- a CDS encoding MoaD/ThiS family protein; this encodes MKIQLLSFAALKDYFPSKQELVLDGIHTVSDLKLYLRNLNPEATNLLKISRISINQTIAKDSDSLIEGSVIAILPPSSGG